The Deinococcus seoulensis genome window below encodes:
- a CDS encoding GreA/GreB family elongation factor codes for MAQASRQVKLTREGFERLQKSLDQEMVRLAEATRILQEQMETSSDTEDTGLEDAKREKMNIEARIDELEDTLARATVIEDHENEGRVELGAIVMLGNETTKKDMKVQVVSAPEAAVTGGSLPRVSEDSPVGKELMGRKKGEAFVVNLDNGKQMKYKVKSIEY; via the coding sequence GTGGCACAAGCGAGCAGACAGGTGAAACTCACACGTGAAGGTTTTGAACGCCTTCAGAAATCCCTCGATCAGGAAATGGTGCGCCTTGCCGAGGCCACCCGCATCCTGCAAGAGCAGATGGAAACCAGCTCGGACACCGAGGACACCGGCCTGGAAGACGCCAAGCGCGAGAAGATGAACATCGAGGCGCGCATCGATGAACTCGAGGACACCCTGGCCCGCGCCACCGTCATCGAGGACCACGAGAACGAGGGCCGCGTGGAACTCGGCGCGATCGTCATGCTGGGCAACGAGACCACCAAGAAGGACATGAAGGTTCAGGTCGTCAGCGCCCCCGAAGCCGCCGTCACCGGAGGCAGCCTCCCGCGCGTCAGCGAGGACAGCCCCGTCGGGAAGGAACTGATGGGCCGCAAGAAAGGCGAGGCGTTCGTGGTCAACCTCGACAACGGCAAGCAGATGAAGTACAAGGTCAAGAGCATCGAGTACTGA
- a CDS encoding aminopeptidase produces the protein MKGRRVRVAGLVLGVAAAALALSGCAQVRYLTQAAGGQLDLLRRARPVEAALADPTTPPEVRRKLQLASDVRAFAVAPEAAGGLGLPDHGSFLKFVDVGRPFVVWNVFSAPEFSVTLDTSCFPVAGCVGYRGYFAEADARAYAQERRAAGRDVSVGGVSAYSTLGYLNDPLLSTMLAYPDATLIRTVIHELAHPALYVPGDTVFNESYATAVEEEGMRRWLAAHGTPELGEQDRAAQERQSGFETLLLSGRARLEALYARPDLPDTERRTQKAALLADLNARYATLKDSWGGYAGYDAYFARGVNNASLGAVAAYATMVPDFQALLARVGGHLPAFTEGARVCAQRPQPDRAACLRGTG, from the coding sequence ATGAAGGGTCGGCGGGTGCGGGTGGCGGGTCTGGTGCTGGGCGTGGCGGCCGCCGCGCTGGCCCTGAGTGGGTGCGCGCAGGTGCGGTACCTGACGCAGGCGGCGGGTGGGCAACTGGACCTGCTGCGGCGGGCGCGGCCAGTTGAGGCGGCCCTCGCGGACCCCACCACGCCGCCGGAGGTGCGGCGCAAGTTGCAACTGGCGTCGGACGTGCGGGCGTTCGCGGTGGCGCCCGAGGCGGCGGGCGGGCTGGGCCTGCCGGATCACGGGTCTTTCCTGAAGTTCGTGGACGTGGGCCGTCCGTTCGTGGTGTGGAACGTCTTCTCTGCGCCGGAGTTCAGCGTGACGCTGGACACGTCGTGTTTCCCGGTGGCGGGCTGCGTGGGGTACCGGGGGTACTTTGCCGAGGCGGACGCGCGGGCGTACGCGCAGGAGCGGCGCGCGGCGGGCCGGGACGTGAGCGTGGGCGGCGTGAGTGCGTACTCCACGCTGGGGTACCTGAACGACCCGCTGCTGTCCACCATGCTGGCCTACCCGGACGCCACGCTGATCCGCACGGTCATTCACGAACTGGCTCATCCGGCGCTGTACGTGCCGGGCGACACGGTGTTCAACGAGTCGTACGCCACGGCAGTCGAGGAGGAAGGCATGCGCCGCTGGCTGGCCGCGCACGGCACCCCGGAGCTGGGCGAGCAGGACCGGGCGGCGCAGGAGCGGCAGTCGGGTTTCGAAACGCTGCTGCTGTCGGGCCGCGCACGCCTGGAGGCCCTGTACGCCCGTCCGGACCTGCCTGACACCGAACGGCGCACGCAGAAAGCGGCACTACTGGCGGACCTGAACGCCCGCTACGCCACGCTGAAGGACTCGTGGGGCGGGTACGCGGGGTACGACGCGTACTTCGCGCGCGGCGTGAACAACGCCTCGCTGGGCGCCGTGGCGGCCTACGCGACGATGGTCCCGGACTTCCAGGCGTTACTGGCGCGGGTGGGCGGCCACCTCCCGGCGTTCACCGAGGGAGCGCGGGTGTGCGCGCAGAGGCCGCAACCTGACCGCGCGGCGTGCCTGCGCGGCACCGGCTGA
- a CDS encoding MFS transporter, which yields MSGSGKVQAGARASLPMMAVGTAAFFTLGLLQAMYGPAFPVFQARFGVSTAVVGLIASAHFLGSAIAPPLVGAALRRVSVRAGVSFSLLVLALGMLGVVFAPAWAVAVAAAFVGGLGLGGVSACLNAAYASVGARPVNLVNAVFGVGSMVSPLLVAALTGVGAAGVDATQLAGRLGGPFLVVVGLCAATFVAGRVWGVPDIGVPVAASGAARPGPQFALFAALIACYVGLEAGYGAWTVRYLTEVGVGGAALILSGFWGALTVGRVLTGVFAARWEPSRVVLLCAAALVVCAAAALRPELAAGAHLLAGLALAPVFGTTLAWLTRVLSARLVPFLLVAGSLGGVIAPALLGGLFARWGAVAVPSFLLLLAALLALFTFLTARMARPAPPPLRPGAA from the coding sequence GTGAGTGGTTCCGGGAAGGTTCAGGCGGGTGCGCGGGCTTCACTGCCCATGATGGCGGTGGGAACGGCGGCGTTCTTCACGCTGGGGCTCTTGCAGGCCATGTACGGCCCGGCGTTCCCGGTGTTTCAGGCGCGGTTCGGGGTCAGCACGGCGGTGGTGGGCCTGATTGCCAGCGCGCACTTCCTGGGGTCCGCGATCGCGCCGCCGCTGGTGGGCGCGGCCCTGCGGCGCGTCAGTGTGCGGGCCGGCGTGTCGTTCAGTCTGCTGGTGCTGGCGCTGGGCATGCTGGGCGTGGTGTTCGCGCCCGCATGGGCCGTGGCGGTCGCTGCGGCGTTCGTGGGCGGGCTGGGTCTGGGCGGCGTGAGCGCCTGCCTGAACGCCGCGTACGCCAGCGTGGGCGCGCGGCCCGTGAACCTCGTGAACGCGGTGTTCGGGGTGGGCAGCATGGTGTCGCCGCTGCTGGTGGCCGCCCTGACCGGGGTGGGCGCGGCCGGCGTGGACGCCACGCAACTGGCGGGGCGGCTGGGCGGGCCATTCCTGGTGGTGGTGGGCCTGTGCGCCGCGACGTTCGTGGCGGGCCGCGTGTGGGGCGTGCCGGACATCGGGGTGCCGGTGGCCGCGTCGGGCGCGGCCCGGCCGGGACCGCAGTTCGCGCTGTTCGCCGCGCTGATCGCCTGCTACGTGGGCCTGGAGGCCGGGTACGGCGCGTGGACGGTGCGGTACCTGACCGAGGTGGGCGTGGGCGGCGCCGCCCTGATCCTCAGCGGGTTCTGGGGTGCGCTGACGGTCGGGCGGGTCCTGACGGGCGTGTTCGCGGCCCGCTGGGAACCGTCGCGGGTGGTGCTGCTGTGCGCCGCCGCGCTGGTCGTGTGCGCAGCCGCCGCGCTGCGCCCGGAACTGGCGGCCGGGGCGCACCTGCTGGCCGGGCTGGCGCTCGCCCCGGTGTTCGGCACGACCCTGGCGTGGCTGACCCGCGTGCTGTCGGCGCGGCTGGTGCCGTTCCTGCTGGTGGCCGGGTCGCTGGGCGGCGTGATCGCCCCGGCGCTGCTGGGGGGGCTGTTCGCCCGCTGGGGCGCCGTGGCCGTCCCGTCGTTCCTGCTGCTGCTGGCCGCGCTGCTGGCGCTGTTCACGTTCCTGACTGCCCGCATGGCCCGCCCGGCGCCGCCTCCGCTGCGGCCGGGCGCCGCCTGA
- a CDS encoding endonuclease MutS2 yields the protein MSFDARALSALDFPRVLDALAERSATSLGAERARALRPSDDPERIARELDEVEDALFGVSLSLGGIHDIRDLHARATEGRVLSGSELLSAAYSLDGAMTVKRAIGVNSRGPLREVAVGLGDHSELVRRVLSALDRDGAVRDDASPRLRDLRKRIEPLRGRIRERLTATLEKWSDVLQEHIVTIRRDRYVLPVQASRVGQVQGIIVDASATGQTYFVEPAAVTQLNNELTRLILDEEAEVRRILTELSGLLAGDADVPMTLVTIGELDLIASKARLARDWRLNRPEQVEGGRYDLREVRHPLIENPVANDLSLGDTKLLLITGPNMGGKTATIKTLGLAVLMHQCGLYVAAASARLPVVRDVLVDIGDEQSIEASLSTFASHLKHLRYVLRHAAPDTLVLVDELGSGTDPNEGAALAQALIECLLTQDARGVITSHLSPLKLFALETPGLKNASMGFDVETLAPTYVLQVGQPGRSFALAIAQRMGLPADVLRRAEDLLGPDAGLMERMLEGLEREREDLRAQLEGTAAARRDAEAELGRVRQERETLELRRNEMLAEASQKAESLYADAIERVRTLRARAQEDSARPRVMQELRELRVSAQKARPAPIVREERGDPIRVGSRVDVPAYNATGQVLELRGDDLVVQLGVMKVGVKRRDVRLKQEPKVTAPRTRGPRTAFAGAVAASTFQNELQLRGMGVEEAVEELRTAILEAHALKESPLRVVHGKGQGVLRRLLRDYLKSDKKVESFHDAEANQGGHGVTIVNIRR from the coding sequence ATGTCTTTCGATGCCCGCGCCCTGTCCGCCCTTGATTTTCCCCGTGTTCTCGATGCGCTGGCCGAGCGCAGTGCCACGTCGCTGGGTGCGGAGCGCGCCCGTGCGCTGCGGCCCTCGGACGACCCGGAGCGGATCGCGCGGGAACTCGATGAGGTCGAGGACGCGCTGTTCGGCGTGAGCCTCAGCCTGGGCGGGATTCACGACATCCGCGACCTGCACGCCCGCGCCACCGAGGGCCGGGTGCTGTCGGGTTCGGAGCTGCTGAGCGCGGCGTACTCGCTGGACGGCGCGATGACCGTCAAGCGGGCCATCGGCGTGAACTCGCGCGGGCCGCTGCGGGAGGTGGCGGTCGGGCTGGGCGATCACAGCGAACTGGTGCGCCGCGTCCTGAGCGCCCTGGACCGGGACGGCGCGGTGCGGGACGACGCCAGCCCCCGCCTGCGCGACCTGCGTAAGCGCATCGAGCCGCTGCGCGGCCGCATCCGCGAACGCCTGACCGCCACGCTGGAAAAATGGTCGGACGTGCTTCAGGAGCACATCGTGACCATCCGCCGCGACCGCTACGTGCTGCCCGTGCAGGCCAGCCGCGTGGGGCAGGTGCAGGGCATCATCGTGGACGCCAGCGCGACCGGGCAGACGTACTTCGTGGAACCGGCCGCCGTCACGCAGCTGAACAACGAACTCACCCGTCTGATCCTCGACGAGGAGGCCGAGGTGCGCCGCATCCTGACGGAACTCTCGGGCCTGCTGGCAGGCGACGCGGACGTGCCCATGACGCTCGTGACGATCGGGGAACTGGACCTGATCGCCTCCAAGGCCCGGCTGGCCCGCGACTGGCGACTGAACCGCCCCGAGCAGGTCGAAGGTGGCCGGTACGACCTGCGCGAGGTGCGCCACCCGCTGATCGAGAATCCGGTCGCGAACGACCTCTCGCTCGGGGACACGAAACTGCTGCTGATCACCGGCCCGAACATGGGCGGCAAGACCGCCACCATCAAGACGCTGGGCCTCGCGGTCCTGATGCACCAGTGCGGCCTGTACGTCGCGGCCGCCAGCGCGAGACTCCCCGTGGTGCGCGACGTGCTGGTGGACATCGGCGACGAGCAGAGCATCGAGGCGAGCCTGTCCACCTTCGCCTCGCACCTCAAGCACCTGCGCTACGTGCTGCGCCACGCCGCGCCCGACACGCTGGTCCTGGTCGACGAGCTGGGCAGCGGCACCGACCCCAACGAGGGCGCCGCACTCGCCCAGGCGCTGATCGAGTGCCTCCTCACGCAGGACGCGCGCGGCGTGATCACCTCGCACCTGTCGCCCCTCAAGCTATTCGCGCTGGAAACACCCGGCCTCAAGAACGCCAGCATGGGCTTCGACGTCGAAACGCTGGCCCCCACCTACGTCCTGCAGGTCGGGCAGCCGGGTCGGTCGTTCGCGCTCGCCATCGCGCAGCGCATGGGCCTGCCCGCCGACGTGCTGCGCCGCGCCGAGGACCTCCTCGGCCCCGACGCCGGCCTGATGGAACGCATGCTGGAGGGCCTGGAACGCGAACGCGAGGACCTGCGCGCCCAGCTCGAAGGCACCGCCGCCGCCCGCCGCGACGCCGAAGCCGAACTGGGCCGCGTGCGCCAGGAACGCGAAACCCTCGAACTGCGCCGCAACGAGATGCTCGCCGAGGCCAGCCAGAAAGCCGAATCCCTGTACGCCGACGCCATCGAACGCGTCCGCACCCTGCGCGCCCGCGCCCAGGAAGACAGCGCCCGCCCGCGCGTCATGCAGGAACTCCGCGAACTGCGCGTCTCGGCGCAGAAAGCCCGCCCCGCCCCCATCGTCCGCGAGGAACGCGGCGACCCCATCCGCGTCGGCAGCCGCGTGGACGTCCCCGCCTACAACGCCACCGGACAGGTCCTCGAACTGCGCGGCGACGACCTGGTCGTGCAACTCGGCGTCATGAAAGTCGGCGTCAAACGCCGCGACGTGCGCCTCAAACAGGAACCCAAGGTCACGGCCCCCAGAACGCGCGGCCCGCGCACCGCCTTCGCCGGAGCGGTCGCCGCCAGCACCTTCCAGAACGAACTGCAACTGCGCGGCATGGGCGTCGAGGAAGCCGTCGAGGAACTCAGAACCGCCATCCTCGAAGCGCACGCCCTGAAAGAAAGCCCGCTGCGCGTCGTGCACGGCAAAGGCCAGGGCGTCCTGCGCCGCCTGCTGCGCGACTACCTGAAAAGCGACAAGAAAGTCGAATCCTTCCACGACGCCGAAGCCAACCAGGGCGGCCACGGCGTCACCATCGTGAACATCCGCCGCTGA